From the Capnocytophaga sp. oral taxon 878 genome, the window TTATTTAGTTATTAATTAGTTCTTGGTATACATATTTTAAAATTACGAGCTTTGCCAAAGCTCTTTTTGGCAAAGCTCATAACTTTCATTTTATCTAAAATCTATCAGGATAACAACCTCTATCTATAAGTTTCTGCATTTCAGTCTGCACCATAGCAAGGTCTTCACGATAAGTCATACCAAACCAAGTATCGTGGTTAGGTAACACTTCCAATTTGTACCCATAATCTTTAATAGCGTGCTGAACTACTAATGGAATGTAAAACTCTGCTTTAGGATCATTTTTGTTTTCAATAACAAAGTCAGTAAAATAACGTTCAGCTATATCAAGCACATCGTGTGTAAATCCCCAGAAATTCATTGATACAAACGTATTTAGAGGGTACTCTATTCCTGTAGCTTCATCTACCGCAGTAGTATCATTTATTTTGCGTAATTTAGTAGCTTCGTTAATTGATAACAGATGGTGATTATCATCTACCTCACAGATACCTCGTGAAACAGTACCATTCTCACTAAGAGTGTTTTTTAGTAGGTAACCGCCAGAGTAAAAGGTCTTTTCTTTACCCGAATTTAGCGCATTATACATTAGTTTAAATCCTTCTTTACCGTAGTAATCATCAGCATTGATAATCAAAAAAGGATTCTTCACCACTTCTTTCACACATAGCATAGCGTGCCCAGTACCCCAAGGTTTCTTGCGTTCTATTCCTTTAGGATTGAAATCATCTTGATATACATAGCTGATAGGCACTCCGGGGAAACGATTTTGTAGGTGTTGGCGTGCCAAATCATCAATTTCGTGACGAATGATAAGTACCACATTGTCAAATCCAGCCTCTATAGCATCATAAATCCCATAATCAAATAGCGCATTGCCATTGTGAATATCCTCCAATTGTTTGTCAGAGCCAAAGCGACTACCTAATCCAGCCGCCAAAATTACTAATGTTGTCATATAATATAAGAAAATCTTAAATGTTGATAATAAGGCTAACACGAATCCCTAAGTATTCATTAGCGCGGCAAAGATACGAAATAAAAACTAAATAACAATGAAAAAGAAAAAAAATTTTTACGAAACTCTATCACAAGCTTCTCTAAGCTATTTTGAAAGATAAACCAACAAATAACAAAGGATAATTCTTCCCCCACAGTACTTCACTACACCACCAACCTTGAACGAACGATAAACGAAGGATAAACGAACTATAAACGAAGGATAGTTGTAAGCTCCAGCAGCCAAGCATCTCCCTAAAGCCAAATCTAAAATAACTATAATATTATTAACTTTAACAATAATTTAACTATATTGTAATATATTGAAAATAAATGTGTTACATTACTTTTTTAATCAACTAATAAAAACCGACTTTAATAACTTTTGTTGCCTCAGAAAAAAAGATGTACTTTTGTGGCACTAATTATGTTTGGTAGCTAAAAAGCCTCCAAAATAATATAACTTTTTAAGGATAAATAATAATGAAAAAGTTTCTTACAGCAATTACATTTTTAATCTTCTCTGGGCTCAGTTGGGCTCAAATCGAGTGTATCGACGTGCAGATAACTCCCATCGTAGGAAGTTGTTATGCCGATAATGCTATTAAAGTAACTGCTAAAGATGCATCACCGTACCCCGCAGTTTGTAAGCCCTCAAGTGGTGAATTTATAATTCAATTTAAGGGCAAAAATAAAGATGATGTTTTCAAAATGTCACCCTATCCTGTGGCAGCAGGAGGTACAGCCGAATACACGCTTAATAACTTAGAATCAGGTACCTATCAAGTCATAGTACGTGACGCTAAAACAGGAGCCATTGTCGAGCGCTCAGTAACTATTACCAATAGTTATGTGCCTATGAACATATTTGGCTTAGAAGGCGTAGCTCCTACTTGTACTAAGCAAGGAGGCGTACGTTTCCGTATTCCTAGCGGAGGTAATGGCCCCTTTGATGTAACAATACTCGACGAAACCGGTAATACCGTCCTAGTACCTACCCAAAGGTTTAATCGCCCTACCGGTAATAATTATATCGAGGTACGTGGTACAGCAGCACATCCTCTTAGTCCTAATCAAGAAGTAAGGCTCCAAATTAAAGACGTAACCACCACTGGCCCTAACTGTGGCGAAACTCGCCGCTTGCCAATCACAATACCTCCCGAAATACAAACTCCCGAGTGTATCAATATCAAAATGTACAACTTCAGAGAGCTCATCGTAAGTAATACCGATTGCGGTAAGCATCAAGCTCGATTCAGAATTGTAAGGGTCGAAGATGGTAAGTACGTTCAGGAAGGAGTTTCTAATGCCCAAGCCTTATATAATTACTTCACTCTCCCAGGTACCGCAGTAGTTCGCTTTTTAAATTCACCAACACCCTCCAAAGTTGGTAAAGTAATTGATATTTCAAGTTCTTTTGACTATTATGGCTTCTGGCTCAAAGATTATATTATCGAAAAAGGCGATGTGGTAGAAATAACCATTAAAGGCGGTAAAAATACTATCAAAGAAACCGTACGTTTTAATGATCAAATAGACCCTCTTACTTGTAATACCAAGTTATTATTCGTTAAAAATCATTCCTATAATATGGGCATCCCCGCAGGCTGCTCTTCTAGTACTACCAAGGAATTAATCCTTTATTATGAAATTCCTTATGGCCAGTACCGAGATATGCCTAATGTTACCCAAGGAGGTACCCATCGCTACTTTGTAAGATGGCACGACGATAATAAAATAGATGTCGAAAAAATAGAACATTTTAAGTTAGAAAAAGGCCCTTCAGCTTCAGGCCCTTGGACTACCGTCCCTATGACCAATGCCGCTACAGCCGGTCCTGGACAAGCACGATGGACGAACCGCCGCATTTACCTAGATAATGCCGGCGAAGGATTTTATAGGCTTACCTACAAAAATACCAACAACTGCTTTGAAACTTGCTCAAAAGTAATTGAAATTAAATACCCCCAAGGCTCTTTACCTTCATTAGAAAATATATGGAAAGATATGAGCCTACTCTACGGGCTACATCAGGAAACAGGAGCTTTTATGATACGTTTCAATACCAGAAACTATGTAAGCCCTCTCGAAGTAAAAGTAGAACCAGCCGATGGCTCTAAATCTATTACCTATACACCCAAAATAGGATTTTTAGAAGCTGCTCAGCCTCGTACTATCACTTTCCCACTTATCAATAAAAAAGTCTTTAGTAGCGCAACCGATACTTATGATATTGCAGGTTATACCAATTTACCCTCAGGCCGTTACCGAATAACTGTAACCGATGGGTGTGGGCAAACTACTACTAAAGAACTCGACTTCTTAAGCACAGACTATCAACCCGAGGAACTAGCCTTTAAAAAAGACTGTAACGTTGCCGAAATGATATACAAAAGCAAAGGAGGCTTTAATAACCCATATATCAATATTACGTTACAAAAATATAATGCTAATGGTACCTTAGGCCAACCTTTAATCAGGAATGCCAACCCTTTCAATGGCTCATTCCTCAATTTACTACCTGGTAAATATAAAGTTAAATTAGTAGCCAACCTTAGTATTCTTCAAGGAAAAACCTATACCACTTCAAAAACTTGGCTCTATTACTGGATTTCAGAACCTGGCCCAGCAGTAACCGAGTTTGAAAAAGATATAGTTGTAGAACCTATTGAAAAACTCAACCCTACTTTAAGTCCTTTGGTGTGCGATCCCGGTACAGGTACTTATATGATAGCCGCCGATGTTACAGGGCAAAGTGTAGTTTTCCCTCTTACTTTTAATCTTTACGAAAGACCTAACGCTACATCCACCGGAACTACTACCTCCACACCTATTAAAACACACACCTATCAAGAAAGTGATAATACTTACTATCACGTCTTTGATGGATTAGCATCAGGCAAACATTATTTGGTCGAAACAGTACACGTTTGCCAAACAGTACCTAAGTATATCAGTTTGGATCCTTCTGCTACCTTTGATCCTGCTTTAGTCATCGACCGTCCCGTACCTTTCTGTAAAGGTAATACGGCTACAGTACAACTACTGGGTATACCCGAAAGTATCTTTGATATACGATGGTTCAAGCTCGATGCCAATGGCAACAAAACTACAGCAGCTCCTTATAAAACAGGAAGCAAGTTTTCCGAGCCTATTTATGAAACTACTTCATATATGGCCGAATATCGCATCCGCCCAGGTATAGGTTGTGCCAATTATACTTGGTATACCAAAACCGCTACTGTGGTAATGCCTCCTACCGATAAGCCTAGAATTACTAATGGTTGTCCTAATGATATCACAGTTAATGCCTCTATAGGTAGATGCGATGCTTCAGTATCGTGGATAGAACCTACAGCCGAACCTTCGTGCTTAGGTCTAGTCAATCGTACTAGCACACACGCTCCTGGCGATATTTTCCCTATAGGTACTACAAAGGTTATTTACACCTTTACCGATGTGGCAGGTAATACGGCTTCGTGTTCATTCAATATAACTGTCAAATCAAATGCCTTAAAACTCAAGACCCAGCAGCGTTACACCGATGCCTCTGGCAATACCATTACACAGTTACAGCCCAATCAGCAGTTTTATTACGAGTTGAGGTATCAGAACGATGGATCGGAGAACATCAATCGTGCTACCTTAGATGTTAAGATGCCCGACGCCACTACTATAGTATCCAATGGAGCTCCTGATTTGAGTGGAGCGGGAGATGGATCATGGCAGCATCCGCAGCCTACCTCTTCGTATAATTCAGTAACGAAGTCTTGGCGATTTGAGATAGGAGCCAATAATAATAATTCCACATTAAGGTTAGGTGATCCCGAGCGAGTGATCCGCATACCATTAAAAGTACAAGGAGACTGTGAAGCGTTATTTGCTCCATGTCAGAACTTTGTATATACCGAGCTTACAGCCACCTACAAGGGAGGTCCAGCAGGCTGTCCACTGGCCGAGATGAGCCATACAGCCTCATTAACAACCACCATTAACACCTCCGATTGTAATCGTCAGGAGATGTTCTGTGGTACCGGTCAAGTAACCTTTAAGGCTATAGGCGGTTTCACCACCTATCAGTGGTATGATCCTAATGGTAATGTAGTGGGCAATACACAGCAATACGCCCCTACATCAGCAGGCATATATAAAGTAGTAAAAACTATTTCTTGTCATGGGGTACAGTTTACAGTAACAGAGACCATCAACTACCAAACGGTAAGCAGCACTACCGATCCCATTCGAGCACAAGCACAAAACATAGGGGTTGTATGTCCATCCGATGGAAGTTGGACAAGCCAGTTCTATTTGTGTCAAGGCGGCGCTAAGCAGCTTACAGTAAACTATCAGAACACACCATTTGAGTGGCAAATGTTCAACAGCAGCTGTCAGAACCAAGTAACAGATCCGGATTGTCGAGTAACCAGTGATGATTGCTGGACTACATTTAGTACCGATCGCAATTACTCGTTTAACACAGCAGGGTTATACCGTTTAAAGCTCACCAACTCAGGTTGTGATACAAGTTTCTATTTCCAAATCATCACCGGTTCACTGCAAGGCACCCGAGGAGCGGTAAAAGACGAGACAAACTTTGAGCAAGGAGCAGTAGCATATAATATGAGTTCCAGCGGTGTTACCTATAAGGTTGAGATTTATAAAGGCGGCACCTATTTGCGTACCGATTTGAAGACGAGCAATCGTTTTGAGGTAGATAATTTAACGGCGGGTAGCTATCGTATCAAGATCACCTCCGATCAAATAGCAGGATGTGAGTATATTGATAATCCAACCATTAAGAAGATCACCGATATGAGTGTTACAGCCACCTTCCAAGGCTTTAAGGAAGGTTACTGTAATATGGCCAAGATTCGTTTACAGGCACAAGGCGGACAATCACCATATCGATTCTTTATCTGGACCATTGATGGGCAGCGTCAGTTCAGCAGTCCTACACAGGCGCTTGCCTCCTCACCTATAGCCGTACAAACCGGCGGTCAAACCTATGTAGATTTAGAACACAGTGTAAGCCGTATAGGAGAATATGAGTTTTTGGTAGGCGACACACGTAACGGAGCTTTTGCTATTTCCAATAAGATAACCATTACTCCACCTAGTCCACATAGTTTTACTATATCCTCTACCCAAGAGATAACCTGTGAGACCCATCCTAATAGTGGTCATATCAATGTAATGTTCCCACCTGGGCAACAGAATTTTAGTCGTACTCTAAACTTGTACAAGCTCAAGGCCGATGGTACTCGAGAGATGCCAGTGTTCAAGAGCAGTGCAGGAGGTTTGTTCACAGGTTTACCATCAGGCACCTATGAGGTAGAGATGATATCACAGGTAGCCGGTACAACCTGTATTTATACCAAGAAGCCAATAGTTATCTTACCACCTCAAGCCCCACTTAGGGCTTATGCAGGAGTAGTTTCCGATCGTTCTTGCGATACCCAAAACAACCAGTATAAGGTATCGGTGAACAACGTCTCAGGCGGCACTCCACCTTATAGATACAGTTTTGATGGAGAGAACACCTATGTAAGCACCAATATAGGCTACATAGGCGGTAGCAGTAATATCTATGTAAAAGATAGTAAAGACTGTCGTGTAACCATTCCCGTAACGGTAGAGGTAACCACAGCACCTACTATAAGCCAGACACCGGTGGTTTACCGCTGTGATAATGGCTATGGTCAGGTAACGGTAACAGTAAGCGCATCAGCTTCACAAACCTATCAATACATACTCAATGGCAGTGCTACCCAAACCCTTAGTGGTAATACGCTATTGCTTAATAATTTAGCACCAGGGGTACACACCCTAACGGTGTACTATCGTCCATCCAATTCATCTACGACTCCTAATATACTCTTTAGTGAGGATTTTGGCAGCTCAGAAGAGAATGGTTGTTTGAGTTCCGATAATACAGGATTGGTATGTAATAATGATGCTACCAATTTCCTAGATGGTCAGCAGATGCTCACCAAGCAAGCCCCTTCTAAAGCCAGCTGGACAATACCGACCGATCCATCAGGAGGTAGGTATTTGGCCATAGCAGGCAATGGTAATGGTGAGGTAGCCTACAAAAAGGCCTTAACGGGAGTAACATTAGGTACCGCACTTACAGTAAGTTTTGATGGAGTAAGTTTGCTTACCTCATCAGGGGTAGCACCACGTTTTGATGTAGCCCTATGCCGTGCCGATGGAACCGTATTGCGCAGCAAGACAGTAGGTACAGCCCCCAACGGATCAGGCTGGAAGAAGTTTACAATCAACTTTACCGATGCCGAGGTAGCAGGCTTTACTAATAATACAGCGCAAATACGTATTATAAGTTCAGGATCCTCATCTTATGGTAACTTAGGTAATGATTACGCTATTGATAATGTAAAAGTATGGCAAGCCACAACCTACTGCGATCTAAAAGTAACCGAGCTTATTACCGTTCAGGCCAACAAACAAATGCGAGTAGAGAAGTATGGAGCCGAGAAGAATGTGAGCTGTATAGGAGCATCGGATGGACAGGTACGCATCCGAGTGATCAATCCACCATCAAACAATGTAAAATATGCGATAAGCTTTACTCATACCACCACTACTACTTGGACAGCTACCACTATAGATGCGCAAGGTGTGTTTACAGTTACCGGTTTGGAGGCAATCCAAAATGGAAGGATACAAGTACAAGATGCGACTCAGCCTAATTGTATTTCAACTGTAGAATATAGCATAGGAGCGCCAACACCAATAGTACCAACTGTAAATTTAGTGGAAAGAGTAAGGTGTGATAATACAGGGGCTAAGATAAAAGTTTTAGCAACAGGCGGTACACCAGGTTATCAATACCATGTAGTATCAGTTACTACTACCTTTGAGCCGACATCACCTACCCCTAATCCACATCAGATAGGTAACATACCAGCAGGCACTTATACTTTGGTAGTAAAAGATGCCAATGGATGTACTACGGAAACGACAATAGATATAGAAGGAGTACGTACCCTTACAGTATCTGCCGAGCCAGAATCTTATTGTTACGATGTAACTTCAGAGAAGAAGGTTGTACTTACCGTCCTTGATGGCAATGGTAAATACAGTGTACGCCGTCAAGGAGGTAATACCTATACGTTCAATACGCCAATCTTTGTATACCCCGATGCGTTAGATGCGGGTGTTCATACCTTTACGGTAACCGATAGTTTTGGATGTCAAACACAAGTAACGGCTGAGATCTATGCACCATTATCATTACAAGTATCACCAACTACCCAGTTGTATGCAGGTTGCGTATCGAATAATCATACCTTCCATCTTACAGTAACGGGTGGTGTATCTACTATGTCAAAGATATTTGAGTATAGTATTGATGGAGGAGCCACTTTCCATGTTATAGCATCAGATCC encodes:
- a CDS encoding NTP transferase domain-containing protein translates to MTTLVILAAGLGSRFGSDKQLEDIHNGNALFDYGIYDAIEAGFDNVVLIIRHEIDDLARQHLQNRFPGVPISYVYQDDFNPKGIERKKPWGTGHAMLCVKEVVKNPFLIINADDYYGKEGFKLMYNALNSGKEKTFYSGGYLLKNTLSENGTVSRGICEVDDNHHLLSINEATKLRKINDTTAVDEATGIEYPLNTFVSMNFWGFTHDVLDIAERYFTDFVIENKNDPKAEFYIPLVVQHAIKDYGYKLEVLPNHDTWFGMTYREDLAMVQTEMQKLIDRGCYPDRF
- a CDS encoding T9SS type B sorting domain-containing protein, which gives rise to MKKFLTAITFLIFSGLSWAQIECIDVQITPIVGSCYADNAIKVTAKDASPYPAVCKPSSGEFIIQFKGKNKDDVFKMSPYPVAAGGTAEYTLNNLESGTYQVIVRDAKTGAIVERSVTITNSYVPMNIFGLEGVAPTCTKQGGVRFRIPSGGNGPFDVTILDETGNTVLVPTQRFNRPTGNNYIEVRGTAAHPLSPNQEVRLQIKDVTTTGPNCGETRRLPITIPPEIQTPECINIKMYNFRELIVSNTDCGKHQARFRIVRVEDGKYVQEGVSNAQALYNYFTLPGTAVVRFLNSPTPSKVGKVIDISSSFDYYGFWLKDYIIEKGDVVEITIKGGKNTIKETVRFNDQIDPLTCNTKLLFVKNHSYNMGIPAGCSSSTTKELILYYEIPYGQYRDMPNVTQGGTHRYFVRWHDDNKIDVEKIEHFKLEKGPSASGPWTTVPMTNAATAGPGQARWTNRRIYLDNAGEGFYRLTYKNTNNCFETCSKVIEIKYPQGSLPSLENIWKDMSLLYGLHQETGAFMIRFNTRNYVSPLEVKVEPADGSKSITYTPKIGFLEAAQPRTITFPLINKKVFSSATDTYDIAGYTNLPSGRYRITVTDGCGQTTTKELDFLSTDYQPEELAFKKDCNVAEMIYKSKGGFNNPYINITLQKYNANGTLGQPLIRNANPFNGSFLNLLPGKYKVKLVANLSILQGKTYTTSKTWLYYWISEPGPAVTEFEKDIVVEPIEKLNPTLSPLVCDPGTGTYMIAADVTGQSVVFPLTFNLYERPNATSTGTTTSTPIKTHTYQESDNTYYHVFDGLASGKHYLVETVHVCQTVPKYISLDPSATFDPALVIDRPVPFCKGNTATVQLLGIPESIFDIRWFKLDANGNKTTAAPYKTGSKFSEPIYETTSYMAEYRIRPGIGCANYTWYTKTATVVMPPTDKPRITNGCPNDITVNASIGRCDASVSWIEPTAEPSCLGLVNRTSTHAPGDIFPIGTTKVIYTFTDVAGNTASCSFNITVKSNALKLKTQQRYTDASGNTITQLQPNQQFYYELRYQNDGSENINRATLDVKMPDATTIVSNGAPDLSGAGDGSWQHPQPTSSYNSVTKSWRFEIGANNNNSTLRLGDPERVIRIPLKVQGDCEALFAPCQNFVYTELTATYKGGPAGCPLAEMSHTASLTTTINTSDCNRQEMFCGTGQVTFKAIGGFTTYQWYDPNGNVVGNTQQYAPTSAGIYKVVKTISCHGVQFTVTETINYQTVSSTTDPIRAQAQNIGVVCPSDGSWTSQFYLCQGGAKQLTVNYQNTPFEWQMFNSSCQNQVTDPDCRVTSDDCWTTFSTDRNYSFNTAGLYRLKLTNSGCDTSFYFQIITGSLQGTRGAVKDETNFEQGAVAYNMSSSGVTYKVEIYKGGTYLRTDLKTSNRFEVDNLTAGSYRIKITSDQIAGCEYIDNPTIKKITDMSVTATFQGFKEGYCNMAKIRLQAQGGQSPYRFFIWTIDGQRQFSSPTQALASSPIAVQTGGQTYVDLEHSVSRIGEYEFLVGDTRNGAFAISNKITITPPSPHSFTISSTQEITCETHPNSGHINVMFPPGQQNFSRTLNLYKLKADGTREMPVFKSSAGGLFTGLPSGTYEVEMISQVAGTTCIYTKKPIVILPPQAPLRAYAGVVSDRSCDTQNNQYKVSVNNVSGGTPPYRYSFDGENTYVSTNIGYIGGSSNIYVKDSKDCRVTIPVTVEVTTAPTISQTPVVYRCDNGYGQVTVTVSASASQTYQYILNGSATQTLSGNTLLLNNLAPGVHTLTVYYRPSNSSTTPNILFSEDFGSSEENGCLSSDNTGLVCNNDATNFLDGQQMLTKQAPSKASWTIPTDPSGGRYLAIAGNGNGEVAYKKALTGVTLGTALTVSFDGVSLLTSSGVAPRFDVALCRADGTVLRSKTVGTAPNGSGWKKFTINFTDAEVAGFTNNTAQIRIISSGSSSYGNLGNDYAIDNVKVWQATTYCDLKVTELITVQANKQMRVEKYGAEKNVSCIGASDGQVRIRVINPPSNNVKYAISFTHTTTTTWTATTIDAQGVFTVTGLEAIQNGRIQVQDATQPNCISTVEYSIGAPTPIVPTVNLVERVRCDNTGAKIKVLATGGTPGYQYHVVSVTTTFEPTSPTPNPHQIGNIPAGTYTLVVKDANGCTTETTIDIEGVRTLTVSAEPESYCYDVTSEKKVVLTVLDGNGKYSVRRQGGNTYTFNTPIFVYPDALDAGVHTFTVTDSFGCQTQVTAEIYAPLSLQVSPTTQLYAGCVSNNHTFHLTVTGGVSTMSKIFEYSIDGGATFHVIASDPSQATVTIAAPTATSTLVQFVVTYSPNGTECRRDRFVNISYDPPRFTTDTFTTTKAICGNDNGSVIITPNDYYVGTVSHTLQIRNAVTSAVVQTPTAMAAGNYVAVLTDARGCTVSKSFTIDKIEEVRATASVTKQMGCTAADLAEITVQLQSGGTAPFVVKVLNTDTNVEATQTKTSYVSSIFTGLNYGNYQITITDANGCEKRLSALINPNSSVMNITFPPLTTCAEHTKAIISATSSGTFTATTKAYFAVYRPGIQNPSDGSVANTVATTNPNGGNDIWYKATVSGAGVVAEIPNLTPGVKYTFVAYNITTGCRYVQEATVPVPAANTLAATLSVQNVSCSSGNNGTLTYTLSGVDPLATNITWQIYKSSDPNATAPEASGTVVSIAPLGYATPQNTNTNLSAGKYLIKFIQTIGGNKCVRSFDFEIKRSAIELQVSTKETKKSTCKDPGQIWLNITGGTATYTYSYVTAGGAAPTTYTLTTQESLYVNMPTGAWDVYVRDAYGCEKRSTVTITQFDVPNVATVTTLACQAYNNTNGKIPVRITLDKIGQGAHYYSLDGSAGLPIQWTLSNQAFEVEVTPLVSHTVTVTDVNGCASSITFSTTDVIKAVAAITKPKTCATPTAEMTVTVTGGTGTYSYTLERLDNGSIASETLVVGAAVTTPATGMTITLGTASFTQAATYRISIYDSQTQDCPIVKEVTVQDPEPISLAGVTVQPYHEKCNLGLTVTGTGSIDVIMPSDSKTYTFEITSAIDITTGNTVAVTTTPTTAGTHNAIFSGLRGTPQGVKYDILITNNEGCTAQVYAVVTSPEPITFDTGVITATQYKCQGNAGLSTPQVILDTTKIKGGIPPYTTEFFDATTHTSLGNGTVYNLTNLSGGSYYVRVKDASGGCATSTASVTIAPAFDLTTLSITTTTSATCVVDEAIRIDVGTTGYIAGTPLKYIVQGVGNSIATVTTVASTTLSLTLNGSSALSGSNYTVQVINERTGCSIVGGHRIKDVNTFAIESTNPVRAVCHTDFGGITLTLKDTDLSNGDQSTAGFTYTITSVGSSSPVSLSGSAIGNIVTITTLKGGSYDIEAISNSTGCRVAKHRFIIPSNPDEISVSNVKQKVSVNCQNQDAVGELTVTGGEQEYTVTLTPISPTPGGAVTLSNIPSGAPGVEFRGLNAGQYAITLIDALGCTTYSGTRTITIDPYNSIQVASITTQVTSITCVDANNGKLKVSNVSGGTRPYSYVLVRLSATGSNIPRYITPDTEYTFEGIEPGTYRVDIVDSKNCSVTVAGTFTFANPQPITADIDENASQFYTCNAQNDGSVTIQNIAGGTGTYDVDIVRADNGQKINGHRGITATSDSFVNLPPAPKDTYYKVVITDTNGCVMTKTVSFTVVEFPDIAVNYVEREGTCDAGTNNYKDYLVVRFRNPEVDFSKITYALDGTATTTSFVRTLGNIGYIDEFDRTTRTHTIEVHYNTLTPVTGHCTASKTFDFDLYDPLTLTNTTSSATAINTIEVKAAGGTTTNLKGYTFYYNGVDRGSNTSYKINHDDPERIESNGVRIKIIQVRVEDANGCTATLTAEVPYHDIEVPNFFTPDGDGVNDVWQPKYLDNNVNARIYIFDRYGRRIANLAPGEGWDGQYDGRLMPSGDYWYVIEINDQLYDKRQFYGNFTLYR